Proteins encoded in a region of the Diabrotica virgifera virgifera chromosome 4, PGI_DIABVI_V3a genome:
- the LOC114324802 gene encoding membrane-associated tyrosine- and threonine-specific cdc2-inhibitory kinase-like produces MIHGISFKLADFGTLLDMNLPLDREKSTISEGDAKYLAQEVLNRVYTPSCDIFGLGLSLLELVCHIELPGSGPAWHELRQRKYPPELNERACNKNNKRMTTFRYPARPSAKEILKFSSMKEVVKRFEDGLRNIYTTENLDDINDGLSTEKLTCQNTTENKENISEYLNLSSFSKHSEMTDEK; encoded by the coding sequence ATGATACATGGTATCTCTTTCAAGTTAGCAGACTTTGGTACCCTATTAGATATGAACTTGCCCCTTGACCGAGaaaaatcaacaatatcagaAGGAGACGCAAAATATTTGGCACAAGAGGTTCTCAACCGAGTATACACTCCTTCTTGTGATATATTTGGATTAGGATTGTCTTTATTAGAGTTAGTGTGTCACATAGAACTGCCTGGTAGTGGTCCAGCATGGCACGAACTCCGCCAAAGAAAATATCCCCCTGAACTAAACGAAAGAGCTTGCAATAAGAATAATAAACGCATGACAACATTTCGGTATCCTGCAAGACCATCAGCAAAGGAAATATTAAAATTCAGCTCCATGAAAGAGGTAGTCAAAAGATTTGAAGACGGACTTAGAAATATTTATACTACAGAGAATTTGGATGATATTAATGATGGACTTAGTACTGAAAAGTTAACTTGCCAAAATACGACTGAAAATAAAGAGAACATTTCAGAGTACTTAAATTTGTCTTCATTTTCCAAACACTCTGAAATGACGGACGAAAAGTAA